Proteins from one Cydia fagiglandana chromosome 13, ilCydFagi1.1, whole genome shotgun sequence genomic window:
- the LOC134670338 gene encoding protein yellow yields the protein MGLRSLLLLSLACLASSDKLHLVFEWSQLDYQYASPEARQQAIDSKTFIPENNIPMGVEVYQDRLFVTVPRWKHGVPSTLNYVNLNDNSTKSPNLIPYPSWAAHSIGSDGKPPEIISPYRVRADKCGRLWVLDSGKMGSLETTSNATKFPPSIIVYDLKTDNLLRKYTFPADQVKQDSGFANIAVEDFDCEKTFAYAGDVGKAGIVVYSWEKNESWRISHHYFNQDPLACDFNIKGLNFTWDDAIFGMGLSAPNADNYSTLYFHPMASFNEFAVSTEYLRNKTLAEANFNAFKLLGSRGPNAQSSASFVDPRTGVLFYSLVNLNAVACWRTSNKEYTMKNQGRISMNDTTMIYPTDIKVDSNQNLWVLSNRLPFWMYGQMNPADVNFRVFTAPVLEAISHTACDVTARSDILDKFLGNVKNVTAKIASKIKPNSGASFAPMSFVALVMLSLFVSSTEY from the exons ATGGGGCTCCGCTCCCTTCTTCTCCTCTCCCTCGCCTGCCTCGCGTCGAGCGACAAGCTCCACCTAGTCTTCGAATGGAGTCAGCTGGACTACCAATACGCCAGTCCTGAGGCGCGCCAGCAGGCGATCGACAGCAAGACGTTCATCCCGGAGAACAACATACCGATGGGTGTGGAGGTCTACCAGGATAGGCTGTTCGTCACGGTGCCGCGGTGGAAACATGGGGTGCCGTCTACGCTGAATTATGTTAACTTGAATG ATAATAGCACGAAGTCACCGAACTTAATCCCCTATCCGAGTTGGGCAGCGCACTCTATCGGTAGTGATGGGAAACCTCCAGAAATCATTTCACCGTACAGGGTCCGAGCTGACAAGTGCGGTCGACTTTGGGTTCTCGACAGCGGAAAGATGGGCAGCCTCGAAACTACGAGTAACGCTACCAAATTCCCGCCCTCCATCATCGTCTATGACTTGAAGACAGATAATCTTTTGAGAAAGTACACGTTCCCTGCAGATCAGGTCAAACAAGATTCTGGATTCGCCAACATTGCCGTGGAGGATTTCGATTGCGAAAAAACATTCGCGTACGCCGGCGACGTTGGTAAGGCGGGAATCGTAGTCTACTCGTGGGAAAAGAACGAATCGTGGAGAATTAGTCATCATTACTTCAACCAAGATCCTCTAGCTTGCGATTTTAACATTAAAGGATTGAACTTCACTTGGGATGACGCCATCTTCGGCATGGGACTTTCTGCGCCTAACGCTGACAACTACAGCACCCTCTATTTCCACCCGATGGCGAGCTTTAATGAGTTCGCTGTCTCCACAGAATACCTGAGGAACAAGACTTTAGCTGAAGCTAACTTCAATGCTTTTAAACTACTCGGTAGCAGAGGTCCAAATGCTCAATCAAGTGCGTCCTTCGTGGACCCCAGAACGGGCGTCCTTTTCTACTCTTTAGTGAACCTTAACGCTGTGGCTTGCTGGCGGACGTCCAACAAGGAATATACAATGAAGAACCAGGGTAGAATCTCCATGAACGACACTACCATGATCTACCCTACTGACATTAAGGTGGACAGCAATCAGAACTTATGGGTTCTCTCTAACAGGCTGCCTTTCTGGATGTACGGACAAATGAACCCTGCAGATGTTAACTTCAGGGTATTCACAGCTCCCGTCTTAGAAGCGATTAGCCACACGGCGTGTGACGTCACGGCGAGGTCGGATATTCTCGATAAGTTTTTGGGTAATGTGAAGAATGTTACAGCAAAGATTGCCTCTAAGATAAAGCCAAATTCAGGTGCTTCGTTTGCGCCTATGTCCTTCGTTGCGTTAGTTATGTTAAGTTTATTCGTATCTTCTACTGAATATTAA